The following are encoded in a window of Limibacter armeniacum genomic DNA:
- a CDS encoding tetratricopeptide repeat protein, translating into MKQVLFILLLSILSSVGLKAQSLTVYYSQGKQAFDQGKYSAAIQELQKARLEGKNNPKHEDYLLTLRYLALSYRELKQYGDAVVYFKTYETALQGVGKASSEEMAELKELMAETSVQMRMYPEAAKYYEEGLSVREKVNGKQSDAYAKMLHSLAKLFAGGKKYAPAAGYYKELYTITKELSGGKTAYFGDITDEAGDVLMASKKFEGAVAMYKEAGQAYSAAGKIQDHLDVYKKQSQAFEQIGLTTEAVTAYVNYLHKAGEHMEDRKAYVSEIDEIVKKFNELGAHKEADDILHIKMKAVADIYGMQSVEAADVSMEMARINMDGGNLDKAEEYIQNAISVRKEKLGATSPEYAASRDALGKIKAAKGMDAEAEKIFKEGIEMRKSSLPQFHPDYAEALDNLAHFYIKRERYEEAEALIKEEIEITAEKPGKQHVAYAKAVGSMAQLLTAQQKFKEAEPLLKEECAVKGTFYGKLTLEHALSVKNLGDFYKKSNNSQMAIQTYRRAISLFEGARAKDTKYVKEIYDSIGEINDNK; encoded by the coding sequence TTGAAACAGGTTCTATTTATTCTCCTTTTGAGTATTCTCTCAAGTGTCGGTCTCAAGGCACAATCACTTACCGTATATTACAGCCAAGGAAAGCAGGCTTTTGACCAAGGTAAATATAGCGCGGCTATTCAGGAGCTGCAAAAAGCTCGTCTTGAAGGGAAAAACAATCCTAAGCATGAAGATTACTTGTTGACGTTACGTTATTTGGCACTTTCATATAGAGAGTTGAAGCAGTATGGTGATGCTGTTGTTTACTTCAAAACGTATGAAACAGCCTTGCAAGGAGTGGGGAAAGCTTCCTCTGAAGAGATGGCTGAGTTAAAAGAACTGATGGCTGAGACATCAGTACAGATGCGTATGTATCCTGAAGCGGCAAAGTATTACGAAGAAGGTCTGAGTGTAAGAGAAAAAGTAAATGGCAAGCAGTCAGATGCATATGCCAAAATGTTACATAGCTTAGCCAAGCTGTTTGCAGGAGGAAAGAAATATGCTCCAGCAGCAGGGTATTATAAGGAGCTGTATACGATTACTAAAGAACTTTCAGGTGGAAAGACAGCTTACTTTGGTGATATTACTGATGAGGCTGGAGATGTCTTGATGGCAAGCAAGAAGTTTGAAGGAGCAGTAGCTATGTACAAAGAGGCAGGGCAAGCCTATAGTGCAGCAGGAAAGATACAAGACCATTTGGATGTGTATAAGAAGCAGTCACAAGCTTTTGAGCAGATTGGTCTGACTACTGAAGCGGTTACAGCTTATGTCAACTATCTGCATAAAGCGGGAGAGCATATGGAAGACCGTAAGGCTTATGTATCTGAGATAGATGAAATCGTAAAGAAATTTAATGAGCTTGGAGCTCATAAAGAGGCTGACGATATCTTGCACATCAAGATGAAAGCAGTAGCCGATATCTATGGAATGCAGAGTGTAGAAGCTGCAGATGTAAGTATGGAAATGGCTCGCATCAATATGGATGGGGGTAACCTTGATAAAGCTGAAGAGTATATTCAAAATGCGATTAGTGTAAGAAAAGAGAAGCTAGGTGCTACAAGTCCTGAATATGCTGCTAGCAGAGATGCATTGGGAAAAATAAAGGCAGCAAAAGGAATGGATGCTGAAGCTGAAAAAATATTTAAGGAAGGAATTGAAATGAGAAAAAGCAGCTTGCCTCAATTCCACCCTGATTATGCGGAAGCATTGGATAATTTGGCTCATTTTTACATCAAGCGAGAGCGTTACGAAGAGGCTGAGGCTTTAATTAAGGAAGAGATAGAGATTACTGCTGAAAAGCCAGGAAAACAGCATGTTGCTTATGCCAAGGCAGTTGGTAGCATGGCGCAGCTGTTGACTGCTCAGCAAAAATTCAAAGAAGCAGAACCATTGTTGAAAGAAGAATGTGCAGTGAAAGGAACATTTTATGGTAAGCTTACTTTGGAGCATGCATTGTCAGTTAAGAATCTGGGAGACTTTTATAAGAAAAGCAACAATAGCCAAATGGCCATTCAGACTTATCGCAGGGCAATTTCCTTATTTGAAGGGGCAAGAGCTAAAGACACGAAATACGTAAAAGAGATCTATGACAGCATTGGAGAGATCAATGATAATAAATAG
- a CDS encoding NAD(P)H-hydrate dehydratase has product MTILSADQIRQWDAYTIANEPIPSIDLMERASLKFTEWFTNKFTAQQPVHIFCGTGNNGGDGLAIGRLLLEQKYDVRLYAVRFSDKQSPDFNTNEKRLKKLKEIKNINNKEDFPVLHSQDLVIDAIFGSGLSRPITGFTGQLIDHINSSNATIISVDIASGLFCNTQSTSVHIIKPDHTVSFQTPKLSFMLPQNEVFTGNFTVVDIGLSPAFIRQTSTPYIYTDSSFINSIIKKRSKFSHKGTYGHTLLIGGSKGKVGAIQLCAKAALRTGLGLLTTYVPYCGFNIMQTTVPEAMCMTDPEFDLLSKAPVPLDKYQSVGIGPGIGTFMDTQQMMEDILENYDKPMVLDADALNILSQNKELLDQLPEGSILTPHPKEFERLLGDQTFEDDYERLELQIMFAKRYQVVVVLKGAHTSVATPLGRVYFNSTGNPGMATGGSGDVLTGVITALLSQGYAPGEAAILGVYLHGLAGDLAASEYGQEALIASDIINNIGKAYQHQHNS; this is encoded by the coding sequence ATGACAATACTATCCGCAGATCAAATCCGACAATGGGATGCCTACACAATTGCCAATGAACCTATCCCCTCCATTGACTTAATGGAACGTGCCTCACTAAAGTTTACGGAATGGTTTACAAATAAGTTCACAGCGCAACAGCCTGTACATATCTTCTGTGGCACAGGCAATAACGGTGGCGATGGACTTGCTATTGGCCGACTTTTACTTGAGCAAAAATATGATGTCAGACTTTATGCTGTCAGGTTTTCAGACAAGCAATCTCCTGACTTCAACACCAATGAAAAGAGGCTGAAAAAACTGAAAGAAATTAAAAATATTAACAATAAGGAGGACTTTCCTGTCCTTCATTCACAAGACCTCGTAATCGATGCCATATTCGGTTCCGGCTTATCAAGACCTATCACAGGCTTTACAGGTCAACTCATCGACCATATTAATAGCAGCAATGCTACAATCATCTCTGTAGACATTGCATCAGGACTCTTTTGCAATACACAAAGCACATCTGTACATATCATCAAACCTGACCATACGGTAAGCTTCCAAACACCAAAGCTATCCTTTATGCTCCCTCAAAATGAAGTATTTACAGGAAACTTCACGGTAGTCGACATAGGTTTAAGCCCTGCCTTTATCCGACAAACCTCAACCCCTTACATTTATACAGACAGTTCCTTTATCAACTCTATCATCAAGAAGCGAAGTAAGTTTTCACATAAAGGCACTTACGGTCACACGTTGCTTATTGGTGGTAGCAAAGGAAAAGTAGGTGCTATTCAGCTTTGTGCAAAAGCAGCACTTCGCACCGGTTTAGGCTTGCTTACCACTTATGTACCATACTGCGGGTTCAATATCATGCAAACAACTGTACCCGAAGCCATGTGTATGACAGACCCTGAGTTTGACCTTTTATCCAAAGCACCTGTACCACTAGACAAGTACCAGTCTGTAGGAATTGGTCCTGGAATCGGCACATTCATGGATACTCAGCAAATGATGGAGGATATTCTGGAAAACTATGATAAACCAATGGTATTAGATGCGGATGCCTTGAACATTTTAAGCCAGAACAAAGAACTTCTTGACCAACTTCCAGAAGGTAGTATTCTAACACCACACCCAAAAGAATTTGAACGGCTACTCGGTGACCAAACATTCGAGGATGATTATGAACGGTTAGAACTTCAAATCATGTTTGCCAAACGGTATCAGGTAGTAGTTGTTCTTAAAGGAGCTCATACATCTGTTGCTACACCACTTGGAAGGGTTTATTTCAATTCTACTGGAAATCCAGGGATGGCTACAGGAGGAAGTGGAGATGTCCTAACAGGCGTAATTACAGCATTACTATCACAAGGCTATGCTCCGGGTGAGGCTGCAATCCTAGGGGTTTATTTGCATGGGCTCGCTGGTGACTTGGCTGCTTCTGAATATGGTCAGGAAGCTTTAATAGCCTCTGACATCATCAACAATATTGGCAAAGCATACCAACACCAACACAATTCATAA
- the tatA gene encoding twin-arginine translocase TatA/TatE family subunit, whose translation METLAILLFGMPGGFEWLIIILVILLLFGAKRIPELARGLGKGIREFNDAKKQLSSEIEEGLKDDKKES comes from the coding sequence ATGGAAACACTAGCTATATTACTCTTTGGTATGCCTGGGGGCTTCGAATGGTTAATTATTATTCTTGTTATCCTTTTGCTCTTTGGTGCGAAAAGAATTCCAGAGCTGGCAAGAGGCCTTGGTAAAGGTATCAGAGAATTCAATGACGCGAAAAAGCAGTTAAGCAGCGAAATTGAAGAAGGTTTGAAAGATGATAAGAAAGAAAGCTAA
- the gatA gene encoding Asp-tRNA(Asn)/Glu-tRNA(Gln) amidotransferase subunit GatA: MYSSFKEISTALKAGQVTCQQLVKDYLKNIEDNKHLNVFLEVYADEALKRAEEVDTRIAEGNAGKLAGMVVGIKDVIAHQGHGLQASSKILDGFVSQFSATVIERLLDEDAIIIGRQSCDEFAMGSSNENSAFGPVLNNVDNSRVPGGSSGASAVAVSADLCLVSLGSDTGGSVRQPAAFTGVVGLKPTYSRISRWGLIAYASSFDTIGVLAKNVEDAAITLEVIAGADEHDATVSDKPVPQYSASVKSSEDRKYRIGYIRETVESEHLNEDIKANTFEKIASLKAAGHDVEPVDFPLLDYLLPTYYILTTAEASTNLSRFDGVRYGTRSENTEDIESMYKLTRSEGFGEEVKRRIMLGTFVLSASYYDAYFTKAQKVRRLIKEASEKLLSNHDFLLMPTTASTAFEIGKYNENNILEMYLGDLYTVHANLAGLPAISIPNGEDSQGLPIGLQVMANRFEEEKMLTFADYLATL; this comes from the coding sequence GTGTATTCTTCATTCAAAGAAATAAGCACCGCTTTAAAAGCAGGACAGGTTACTTGCCAACAGTTGGTAAAGGATTATCTCAAGAATATTGAGGACAATAAACACTTGAACGTATTCTTGGAAGTATATGCTGATGAGGCATTGAAAAGAGCGGAAGAAGTGGACACCCGAATCGCTGAAGGCAATGCTGGAAAGCTAGCCGGAATGGTAGTTGGAATTAAAGACGTGATTGCTCATCAAGGGCATGGTCTTCAGGCTTCCAGTAAGATTCTAGATGGCTTTGTTTCCCAGTTTTCGGCTACTGTGATTGAACGTTTGCTTGATGAGGATGCGATTATCATTGGTCGTCAGAGCTGTGATGAATTTGCTATGGGGTCTTCAAATGAAAATTCAGCATTTGGCCCTGTTCTAAATAATGTAGATAATTCAAGAGTACCAGGAGGGTCTTCAGGGGCTTCAGCTGTAGCAGTATCAGCAGACCTTTGTCTTGTGTCTTTAGGTTCTGATACAGGAGGCTCTGTAAGGCAGCCAGCCGCTTTTACAGGAGTGGTTGGGTTAAAGCCAACTTACTCTAGAATTTCTAGATGGGGTCTGATTGCATATGCATCCTCTTTTGATACAATTGGTGTTTTAGCCAAGAATGTAGAAGATGCAGCCATTACCCTAGAGGTAATTGCAGGGGCAGATGAGCATGATGCAACGGTTTCTGATAAACCTGTGCCTCAATATTCAGCATCTGTAAAGAGCAGTGAAGACCGTAAGTACAGAATTGGGTATATCCGAGAAACAGTTGAAAGTGAACATCTGAATGAAGATATTAAGGCTAATACTTTTGAGAAGATAGCATCACTGAAAGCCGCAGGACATGATGTAGAGCCTGTTGACTTTCCTCTATTGGACTACCTGTTGCCAACTTACTACATTCTGACTACAGCAGAAGCAAGTACAAACCTTTCGAGGTTTGATGGAGTAAGGTATGGCACAAGAAGTGAAAATACAGAAGACATTGAGTCAATGTATAAACTTACCCGTTCTGAAGGGTTTGGTGAAGAAGTTAAGCGCCGTATTATGTTGGGTACTTTTGTACTGAGTGCTAGCTATTATGACGCATACTTTACAAAAGCACAGAAGGTAAGAAGGTTGATTAAAGAAGCTTCAGAAAAGCTGTTGAGCAACCACGATTTCTTGTTGATGCCAACGACGGCTTCAACAGCATTCGAAATCGGAAAGTATAATGAAAATAATATCCTGGAAATGTATCTGGGAGATTTGTATACGGTTCACGCTAACTTGGCAGGTTTGCCAGCGATATCTATCCCTAACGGAGAAGATAGCCAAGGGTTACCAATTGGACTGCAAGTAATGGCCAACCGTTTTGAAGAAGAAAAAATGTTAACGTTTGCCGATTATTTGGCTACGTTATGA